The Vicinamibacterales bacterium genome contains a region encoding:
- a CDS encoding sigma 54-interacting transcriptional regulator: MISTPLQPAFARAAALLDRGRGSAAAELVEPLLAGRALKRVDELVLRATLAEAYLQSGDLDRATSALGRTPDHVREALPQALLASLWRLHGRVAYERGDRSRAIAHHGRALKHAEAAHDSRAIGLAHLELAHCYQRVGDHGIVREHLTEAAAALHAAGDRRHLASVHSVSGVAFAQQSRFDDATTALRTAERLASAAGADDLVAVACMNQASVAQIRRRYDQAVALAERAVGLLAAADMPHRLAAALATLGQINVKLGRLDDAERALRRALDIEGAASQLQEARGAVYDTLAQIDLMRGDYEAAADHLTKAADTFGQFGRSTGRWYEWSVRVITARLASRQARYDDALAMADAIRTADEVPPAERLEAELAATEALVLSGRAEAAATRLAALEGRVDPRGAPGTWGEFVRLRGLIAAADGRPNEAYHDIAQSVSVFDLIGERYQAAISHLALGRLAREAGARSIADRHLQRALEEFTALGSRRDLQEAERRLAEPPVSGSGVYIGSPADADDAIVQRLVNASVLPELLAHELVIAAREAVLADDAVVYVTPAGGEVRVVAAASTDAAATRHVVQAAARGTTHTGHPVIVHALGTDPEGPRALAVAGSRPWSDLALRRLRMMAAVARQGFDLCAARERPVAASVAASERPLEPLLAGFICASPSMQRVVEQVQRLQGNDLNVLITGESGTGKELVARAIHVGSLRRTATFLPYNCTTTTRELADSQLFGHRRGAFTGAVSDQQGLVRAAAGGTLFLDEVGDLPFDVQPKLLRFLEQGEILPVGETRPQRVDVRVLAATNADLEQRVAEGRFREDLYYRLSVIRIYVPPLRQRRDEIPHLASFFLREAADRLGKPDVELSPEVLSLFAAYWWPGNVRQLRNEVQRAVALAPPASTIVPEHLSADLTAESPLQDSAPNGPTRLKAGQTLAELVDEVERGLIAESLADAGGNIAETARRLGLTRRGLYLKLKRLGIESAVPQY; this comes from the coding sequence GTGATCAGCACGCCGCTGCAGCCCGCGTTCGCTCGCGCGGCAGCGCTCCTCGACCGGGGGCGCGGGTCGGCGGCGGCGGAACTCGTCGAGCCCCTGCTGGCAGGGCGTGCGTTGAAGCGCGTCGACGAACTGGTGCTACGCGCCACGCTCGCCGAGGCGTACCTGCAGTCGGGCGACCTGGACCGCGCGACGTCCGCGCTGGGGCGGACGCCGGATCACGTGCGGGAAGCCCTGCCGCAGGCCCTGCTGGCCAGCCTCTGGCGCCTGCACGGACGCGTGGCTTACGAACGCGGTGACCGGTCGCGCGCCATCGCCCATCACGGTCGCGCGCTCAAGCACGCGGAGGCGGCCCACGACTCCCGCGCGATAGGCCTGGCGCACCTGGAGCTGGCGCACTGCTACCAGCGCGTGGGCGACCACGGCATCGTCCGCGAGCACCTCACGGAAGCCGCGGCGGCCCTGCACGCCGCCGGCGACCGCAGGCACCTCGCGAGCGTTCACTCGGTCTCGGGGGTCGCCTTCGCCCAGCAGTCGCGCTTCGACGACGCGACGACCGCCCTCCGCACGGCCGAACGGCTGGCGTCGGCGGCCGGCGCCGACGACCTCGTGGCGGTCGCCTGCATGAACCAGGCGTCGGTCGCGCAGATCCGGCGCCGCTACGATCAGGCCGTCGCCCTGGCCGAGCGCGCCGTGGGCCTCCTCGCCGCCGCCGACATGCCGCACCGCCTCGCGGCGGCGCTGGCGACGCTCGGCCAGATCAACGTCAAGCTCGGACGGCTCGACGACGCCGAGCGGGCGCTGCGCCGGGCGCTCGACATCGAGGGCGCGGCGTCCCAGCTCCAGGAGGCCCGGGGCGCCGTCTACGACACGCTGGCCCAGATCGACCTGATGCGCGGCGACTACGAAGCCGCCGCCGACCACTTGACCAAGGCCGCCGACACGTTCGGCCAGTTCGGGCGCTCGACGGGGCGGTGGTACGAGTGGTCGGTGCGCGTGATCACGGCGCGCCTCGCAAGCCGCCAGGCGCGATACGACGACGCGCTCGCCATGGCCGATGCCATCCGGACCGCCGACGAGGTCCCGCCGGCGGAGCGGCTCGAGGCGGAGCTGGCCGCCACCGAGGCGCTGGTCCTCTCGGGGCGCGCAGAGGCCGCGGCCACACGGCTCGCCGCGCTCGAGGGCCGCGTGGATCCGCGAGGGGCCCCGGGCACGTGGGGCGAGTTCGTCCGGCTGCGTGGCCTCATCGCCGCGGCGGACGGCCGGCCGAACGAGGCGTACCACGACATCGCCCAGAGCGTGAGCGTCTTCGACCTCATCGGCGAGCGCTATCAGGCGGCCATCAGCCATCTCGCCCTGGGCCGTCTCGCGCGGGAGGCCGGCGCCCGCTCGATTGCGGACCGTCACCTGCAGCGCGCGCTCGAGGAGTTCACGGCCCTCGGGTCCCGGCGCGACCTGCAGGAGGCCGAGCGTCGCCTGGCCGAGCCCCCGGTCTCGGGGTCGGGCGTCTACATCGGCTCGCCCGCGGATGCCGACGACGCGATCGTCCAGCGCCTGGTGAACGCATCGGTGCTGCCAGAACTCCTGGCGCACGAGCTGGTCATCGCCGCCCGCGAAGCCGTGCTGGCGGACGACGCCGTCGTCTACGTCACGCCGGCCGGCGGCGAGGTGCGGGTGGTGGCCGCTGCGTCCACCGATGCCGCGGCCACCAGGCACGTCGTCCAGGCCGCCGCGCGCGGGACCACCCACACCGGGCATCCCGTGATCGTCCACGCGCTGGGCACCGACCCCGAGGGGCCGCGCGCGCTCGCCGTGGCCGGCAGCCGGCCCTGGAGCGACCTCGCGCTGCGGCGCCTGCGCATGATGGCCGCCGTCGCCCGGCAGGGCTTCGACCTGTGCGCCGCACGCGAGCGCCCGGTCGCCGCGTCGGTGGCCGCCAGCGAGCGGCCCCTCGAACCCCTGCTCGCCGGCTTCATCTGCGCGTCGCCGTCCATGCAGCGCGTCGTCGAGCAGGTGCAGCGGCTGCAGGGCAACGACTTGAACGTGCTCATCACGGGCGAGAGCGGCACGGGCAAGGAGCTGGTGGCGCGAGCGATCCACGTGGGATCGCTCCGCAGAACCGCGACGTTCCTCCCCTACAACTGCACGACGACCACGCGCGAGCTCGCCGACAGCCAGCTCTTCGGACACCGCCGGGGGGCGTTCACGGGCGCGGTCTCGGACCAGCAGGGACTCGTGCGTGCCGCGGCCGGCGGGACGCTGTTCCTCGACGAAGTCGGCGATCTCCCCTTCGACGTCCAGCCCAAGCTCCTCCGCTTCCTCGAGCAGGGAGAGATCCTGCCGGTTGGCGAAACGCGGCCGCAGCGAGTCGACGTGCGGGTCCTGGCCGCCACCAACGCCGACCTCGAGCAGCGCGTGGCCGAAGGCAGGTTCCGCGAGGACTTGTACTACCGGCTCAGCGTGATTCGGATCTACGTCCCGCCCCTGCGCCAGCGGCGCGACGAGATCCCCCACCTGGCCTCCTTCTTCCTGCGGGAAGCGGCTGACCGCCTCGGAAAGCCCGACGTCGAGCTCAGCCCCGAGGTGCTGAGCCTCTTCGCCGCCTACTGGTGGCCCGGCAACGTGCGGCAGCTTCGCAACGAAGTCCAGCGGGCCGTGGCGCTCGCGCCGCCCGCCAGCACCATCGTTCCCGAGCACCTGTCCGCGGACCTGACGGCGGAGTCGCCGCTTCAGGACTCGGCCCCGAACGGGCCCACGCGGCTGAAGGCCGGCCAGACGCTGGCCGAGCTCGTCGACGAGGTGGAACGCGGGCTGATTGCCGAATCGCTGGCCGACGCCGGAGGGAACATCGCCGAAACGGCGCGGAGGCTCGGCCTGACGCGGCGAGGCCTGTACCTGAAGCTGAAGCGGCTTGGCATCGAGTCAGCTGTACCGCAGTACTGA
- a CDS encoding MBL fold metallo-hydrolase, which translates to MPHAVDLQFQGLPGVIATAVLPCGDGVVLVDPGPSSCLGALTRGLERLGVALDDVRAVLVTHIHLDHAGACGTLAAALPDLRIFVHELGATHLAAPDRLLASVTRLYGSEMDRLWGEFKAVPASALTALTGGERLTIGTRAFDVAYTPGHAVHHVGYLDVADRVAYVGDTAGLVVGGYLMAPTPPPDIDLEAWERSLGVIEAWGPSALFLTHFGEIGAPAPHLARLRAALRRAAAVVREGLESGRDEARQLADWVEWLRTDAREAASEEAARLVETAAPFDQGWQGLARYWRKRWQRDARAAAGTPPPA; encoded by the coding sequence ATGCCGCACGCCGTCGACCTCCAGTTCCAAGGCCTGCCGGGCGTCATCGCCACGGCCGTGCTGCCGTGCGGCGACGGCGTGGTGCTGGTCGATCCCGGGCCGAGTTCCTGTCTCGGCGCCCTCACGCGGGGTCTCGAACGCCTCGGCGTCGCGCTGGACGACGTCCGCGCCGTGCTCGTGACCCACATCCACCTGGATCACGCGGGCGCCTGTGGCACGCTGGCGGCGGCGCTCCCCGACCTGCGGATCTTCGTGCACGAACTGGGGGCCACCCACCTGGCCGCGCCCGACCGCCTCCTGGCCAGCGTCACCCGGTTGTACGGCTCGGAGATGGATCGCCTCTGGGGTGAGTTCAAGGCCGTGCCCGCGTCGGCGCTCACGGCGCTCACGGGCGGCGAGCGTCTGACGATTGGGACGCGTGCGTTCGACGTGGCGTACACCCCGGGCCACGCAGTGCACCACGTCGGCTACCTGGACGTCGCCGATCGCGTGGCCTATGTCGGGGACACGGCGGGGCTGGTCGTCGGCGGCTATCTCATGGCGCCGACCCCTCCCCCGGATATCGACCTCGAGGCATGGGAGCGCAGCCTTGGCGTGATCGAGGCCTGGGGCCCGTCGGCGCTCTTCCTGACCCACTTCGGAGAGATCGGCGCGCCAGCGCCCCATCTGGCCCGCCTGCGGGCCGCGCTGAGGCGAGCCGCGGCTGTGGTGCGGGAGGGGCTCGAGTCGGGGCGCGACGAGGCGCGTCAGCTGGCGGACTGGGTGGAGTGGCTGCGGACGGATGCCCGCGAGGCGGCGTCGGAGGAAGCGGCCCGGCTGGTCGAGACGGCGGCGCCCTTCGATCAGGGATGGCAGGGACTGGCCAGGTACTGGCGCAAGCGGTGGCAGCGCGACGCGCGGGCGGCGGCGGGGACCCCACCGCCCGCGTGA
- a CDS encoding M13-type metalloendopeptidase, translated as MTKSLALAAALLAAAACSRPSTPAPSTPAPTSGLDASGFDTSVRPQDDLSRYVNGGWLATTEIPPDKASYGGFVEAYDRTQDQLKALVEETSSTPGAPGSAAQKIGDFYAAFMDEARADALGITPLAAEFARIDAIGSRADLAAYFARQLKLGVGGAPIQGGVEGDAQEPTRSVLYVSQGGLGLPDRDYYLKDDAKLKDIRAKYTTYVAAMLAAAGVADAPAAARDVVALETTLARAHWTTVENRDAVKTYNRVPVAELGARFPGLDWAAWTGALGVASAPHLIVSQPSYLAALAKTVAASPVSRWKAHLKFHAVDRFAPYLSRALVDVRFDFRGRTLQGVEVLQPRWKRALVAMDAALGEMLGQVYVERYFAPAAKARMDQLVSNLSAAFKDGIDGLEWMGPETKQEAQAKLAAFRPKIGYPSRWRDYSGVAIAKDDLVGNVQRALEADADFQLAKVGKDVDPEEWGMTPQTINAYYNPVRNEIVFPAAILQPPFFDMAADDAVNYGAIGAVIGHEMGHGFDDQGRRFDAKGVLRDWWTEKDNEEFLRRARGLVAYYSAKEPIPGVTVNGELTLGENIGDLTGLVMAHRAYRMSLGGKDAPVMDGLTGDQRFFAGWAQAWRAKTRDEALRQQVMVDPHAPDSVRAIAPLPHVPAFYTAFDVKPGDALYLPPEARVRIW; from the coding sequence ATGACCAAGTCCCTCGCCCTTGCCGCCGCCCTGCTGGCCGCGGCTGCCTGCTCGCGACCGTCCACACCTGCGCCGAGCACCCCGGCACCGACCTCAGGCCTCGACGCGAGCGGCTTCGACACGTCCGTCCGCCCGCAGGACGACCTGTCGCGCTACGTCAACGGGGGGTGGCTCGCGACGACGGAGATTCCGCCGGACAAGGCGTCCTACGGAGGGTTCGTCGAGGCCTACGACCGCACGCAGGACCAGCTGAAAGCCCTGGTCGAGGAGACGTCCAGCACCCCCGGCGCGCCGGGCAGCGCCGCGCAGAAGATCGGCGACTTCTACGCGGCCTTCATGGACGAGGCCCGGGCCGACGCGCTGGGCATCACGCCGCTGGCGGCCGAGTTCGCGCGCATCGACGCGATTGGGTCCAGGGCCGACCTGGCGGCCTACTTCGCGCGGCAGCTCAAACTCGGCGTCGGCGGCGCCCCGATACAGGGCGGCGTCGAGGGCGACGCCCAGGAGCCGACGCGGTCCGTGCTCTACGTGTCGCAGGGCGGCCTGGGGCTGCCCGACCGCGACTACTACCTGAAGGACGACGCGAAGCTGAAGGACATCCGAGCGAAGTACACCACCTACGTGGCGGCCATGCTCGCCGCGGCTGGCGTGGCCGACGCTCCGGCCGCCGCGCGCGACGTGGTGGCGCTCGAGACCACACTGGCCCGCGCGCACTGGACCACGGTCGAGAACCGGGACGCGGTGAAGACCTACAACCGCGTGCCGGTGGCGGAGTTGGGAGCGCGCTTCCCCGGCCTCGACTGGGCGGCGTGGACGGGGGCCCTGGGCGTGGCGTCGGCGCCGCACCTCATCGTGTCGCAGCCCAGCTACCTGGCGGCGCTCGCGAAGACGGTGGCCGCCTCGCCCGTCTCCCGGTGGAAGGCCCACCTGAAGTTCCACGCCGTGGACCGCTTCGCCCCCTACCTGAGCCGGGCGCTCGTGGATGTCCGCTTCGACTTCCGGGGCCGGACGCTCCAGGGCGTCGAGGTGCTGCAGCCCCGGTGGAAGCGCGCGCTCGTCGCCATGGACGCGGCGCTTGGCGAGATGCTCGGCCAGGTCTACGTCGAACGCTACTTCGCGCCCGCCGCCAAGGCCCGGATGGACCAGCTCGTGTCCAACCTGAGCGCGGCCTTCAAGGACGGGATCGACGGGCTCGAGTGGATGGGCCCCGAGACCAAGCAGGAGGCGCAGGCCAAGCTGGCCGCGTTCCGCCCGAAGATCGGCTACCCGTCGCGATGGCGCGACTACTCCGGGGTCGCGATCGCGAAGGACGACCTGGTCGGCAACGTGCAGCGTGCGCTCGAGGCCGATGCCGACTTCCAGCTCGCGAAGGTCGGCAAGGACGTCGATCCCGAGGAATGGGGGATGACGCCACAGACCATCAACGCGTACTACAACCCGGTCCGCAACGAGATCGTCTTCCCCGCCGCCATCCTCCAGCCGCCGTTCTTCGACATGGCCGCCGACGATGCCGTGAACTACGGCGCCATCGGCGCCGTCATCGGCCACGAGATGGGCCACGGATTCGACGACCAGGGCCGGCGCTTCGACGCCAAGGGCGTGCTGCGCGACTGGTGGACCGAAAAGGACAACGAGGAATTCCTCAGGCGGGCCCGCGGCCTGGTCGCCTACTATTCGGCCAAGGAACCCATCCCCGGCGTGACGGTGAACGGCGAGCTGACGCTGGGCGAGAACATCGGCGACCTCACCGGACTCGTCATGGCGCACCGCGCCTACCGGATGTCGCTCGGCGGCAAGGACGCGCCCGTGATGGACGGGCTCACCGGCGACCAACGGTTCTTCGCCGGCTGGGCCCAGGCCTGGCGCGCCAAGACGCGCGACGAGGCGCTCCGCCAGCAAGTGATGGTGGATCCGCACGCGCCGGACAGCGTGCGGGCCATCGCGCCGCTGCCGCACGTGCCCGCTTTTTACACGGCGTTCGACGTCAAGCCCGGCGACGCGCTGTATCTGCCGCCGGAGGCGCGCGTGCGGATCTGGTAG
- a CDS encoding neutral zinc metallopeptidase: MRWEDQRRSENVEDRRGMRVRGGLGGGVGLGTVVVVLIVSWLTGANPLTLLQMAGGVGGGGSAPVQEAPTGAPTDDPQAEFAAVVLASTEDAWTRVFQQSGERYAPPTLVLFTDAVQSACGTNSAAVGPFYCPADQKLYIDLGFFRELDERFGAPGDFAQAYVVAHEVGHHLQVLLGISDRVQAARQRAGETEGNRLSVLQELQADCFAGVWGHHAAQRNLLDSGDVEEGLRAAAAIGDDTLQRRSQGRVTPESWTHGSSEQRVTWLRRGLSEGTIDACDTFGQASRR, encoded by the coding sequence ATGCGGTGGGAGGACCAGCGGCGAAGCGAGAACGTCGAGGACCGGCGCGGGATGCGCGTCCGCGGCGGTCTCGGCGGCGGGGTGGGCCTGGGCACGGTCGTCGTCGTGCTGATCGTGAGCTGGCTCACGGGGGCCAATCCCCTCACGCTGCTGCAGATGGCCGGCGGCGTTGGCGGGGGCGGCAGCGCGCCCGTGCAGGAGGCGCCGACCGGCGCCCCCACCGACGACCCGCAGGCGGAGTTCGCGGCCGTCGTCCTGGCGTCGACCGAGGATGCGTGGACGCGCGTGTTCCAGCAGTCGGGCGAACGCTACGCGCCGCCCACGCTGGTCCTCTTCACCGACGCCGTCCAGTCCGCGTGCGGGACCAATTCCGCGGCGGTCGGCCCCTTCTATTGCCCGGCGGATCAGAAGCTCTACATCGACCTCGGGTTCTTCCGTGAGCTCGACGAGCGGTTCGGCGCGCCGGGCGATTTCGCCCAGGCGTACGTCGTGGCCCACGAGGTCGGGCACCACCTGCAGGTGCTGCTCGGCATCTCGGACCGCGTGCAGGCGGCGCGTCAGCGGGCCGGCGAGACCGAGGGCAACCGGCTGTCGGTGCTGCAGGAACTGCAGGCCGACTGCTTCGCCGGCGTCTGGGGCCACCACGCCGCCCAGCGGAACCTGCTCGACAGCGGCGATGTGGAAGAGGGCCTCCGGGCCGCGGCGGCCATCGGCGACGACACCCTGCAGCGACGCTCGCAGGGCCGCGTGACGCCCGAGAGCTGGACGCACGGGTCGTCGGAGCAGCGCGTCACGTGGCTCCGGCGCGGACTCAGCGAGGGCACGATCGACGCCTGCGACACATTCGGCCAGGCGTCGCGCCGCTAG
- a CDS encoding DinB family protein gives MAADPMLVALLDEAFSSRSWHGTNLRGAIRGLTPGVAAWRPAGGRHNIWEIVVHAAYWKYAVRRRLTGESRGTFALAGSNWWRRPVQGTAAEWRADVALLTSEHRRLREAVAACPPSRFARRVPSSPWTFGALVRGAAAHDLYHAGQVQLLKRLAHAKGRARA, from the coding sequence ATGGCGGCCGATCCCATGCTCGTGGCGTTGCTCGACGAGGCGTTTTCTTCCCGGTCGTGGCATGGCACGAACCTGCGCGGCGCGATCCGCGGGCTGACGCCGGGCGTGGCGGCGTGGCGTCCGGCGGGCGGCCGTCACAACATCTGGGAGATCGTCGTGCACGCCGCCTACTGGAAGTACGCGGTGCGCCGCCGCCTGACCGGCGAGAGCCGGGGGACATTCGCGCTCGCGGGCAGCAACTGGTGGCGCCGACCCGTGCAGGGCACGGCCGCCGAATGGCGCGCCGACGTGGCGCTCCTCACGAGCGAGCACCGGCGCCTGCGCGAGGCGGTCGCGGCATGCCCGCCGTCGCGGTTCGCCCGCCGGGTGCCCTCCAGCCCGTGGACCTTCGGGGCGCTCGTGCGGGGTGCGGCCGCGCACGACCTCTATCACGCGGGCCAGGTGCAGCTGCTCAAACGGCTCGCGCACGCGAAGGGACGTGCGCGGGCGTGA
- a CDS encoding DJ-1/PfpI family protein gives MVDSAPLRGRRIVILVEQEYDHTDVDHARAVLSGAGATVHLVGPVQGQTYTSRDGRTVTADLAASAVRAADVSAVVVPGGYAADRMRLRHAMVDLVRDAVAAGKPVAAIDHGPSLLINAKALSGRLVTCWPSIAVDVKNAGARYVDRPVVEDGHVITSRKSDDLPFFTDALIRQLAQPPA, from the coding sequence GTGGTCGACTCGGCACCGCTCCGCGGACGGCGGATCGTGATTCTCGTGGAACAGGAATACGACCACACCGACGTGGACCACGCGCGGGCGGTCCTCTCGGGGGCCGGCGCCACGGTGCATCTGGTGGGGCCCGTGCAGGGGCAGACCTACACGAGCCGCGACGGCAGGACCGTGACGGCCGACCTCGCCGCCAGCGCCGTCCGTGCCGCCGACGTGAGCGCCGTGGTCGTGCCCGGGGGCTACGCCGCCGACCGGATGCGGCTCCGCCACGCGATGGTCGATCTCGTGCGCGACGCCGTGGCGGCGGGCAAGCCGGTGGCGGCCATCGATCACGGGCCGTCGCTCCTCATCAACGCGAAGGCGCTGTCGGGCCGCCTGGTCACCTGCTGGCCGTCGATCGCGGTGGACGTGAAGAACGCCGGCGCGCGCTACGTGGACCGGCCCGTCGTCGAGGACGGCCACGTCATCACCTCGCGCAAGTCCGACGACCTGCCCTTCTTCACCGACGCCCTCATCCGGCAGCTCGCCCAGCCCCCCGCGTGA